The genomic segment CACGCAAGGCTTTCTAAGATATATGAGCGCACCTTTCCGGCGCTGGTGCCGTCAAGTTTTCCTTCTTCCTTGAGTATCCATAATTCGGAGCCGAAAGTAGGATCCGCCCACCAACGCCCTTTATCCGTGCCGATACTCATTGCCACGAGTTCCTGTATATCCGTCCAATTTTCAAGCCGTACCGTTTTGCTATTATCCATAAAAAACCGCCTCTTTAGCTGCCGCCGTGCTGCACTTTTGTATTTTCAATCTGCGAGAAGTCGGCAAGCTGCAAAGGACTTAATGCCCCATTTAATGCCGTTTGAAATGCTGACGGAGCGCCGTTTCCTGCTTCGGGAACCGGAACTTGTAACACCTGTACGAAGGCTTTTAAAAAGGCATTGGTCTTTTCAAGTTCTTTTTTCAGTTCTGCTATTTTGATAAGACCGCCGTGTTCCGTGCCATTCAGCTCAACCGTTTTATCAGAGCGGGTAATGACAAAGCCGCCGTCTTTGCTCCAAAGGGATGAATCCCCATCTTGTAACTCAGGAGCACCTTCCGCAGAGCATATTGGCAAAAGCAGAAAGGAGCCGGCATTTCC from the Treponema vincentii F0403 genome contains:
- a CDS encoding phage GP46 family protein — translated: MDNSKTVRLENWTDIQELVAMSIGTDKGRWWADPTFGSELWILKEEGKLDGTSAGKVRSYILESLAWLKTDGLVRSIECTAERTGKNEIRYVVTVVQPDGSSVFIKDVWYGIG